gaccattttaatttttttctaaagaaaTACAACCAGAGGGTTTAAAATGTGTTTTCATGCATCACAATGTTATGCATTCAGAGAAAAAAGGTTGTTCTGTTGGTGTATTTAACTCTTATTGTTTCAAAGCAATTCATGTGGGACGATCCAGTACTTTTGCATTTGTTTGATCCGTAGTATTCTACTTTGTAAAAACTAGGTCGACTTTTGATGATTTCATATCCTTATTTTTCATGGTTAAGATAGTTAAAAACTTTTCGAGAAATGATATGCATTgtgactcaatcatgaatgaaCTGGCAAATTAGAGTTCTGTTGCGCGCTTCTTCATAAGCTTATCTTACATGAGTACAAAGCGAGTTGTTACAAAAAGGTGTAAGGTTCTATTTGGCAACTTGAATATAAAGCCCTGGCCGAGCAATGGAAAACCCTGCTGCTGCTTTCAGTACCTGTTGGACAATctctttataatatttagttTGAGGGGGAGAAGGAAAAATAAGTCACGTAGGACAAACTGCAAACACATACTGTAAACCGCATGCAGACCTCTAAAATCCTAGCTCGGTGATTTTGCATTTTACTTGAAGAGGGTTTTAGGCTTCTGGAAGCTAGAAGGGTTGGTTTTGAGATATGCATCCTATAGTAAatgtttgaactttgaacagGCTATAAGCATTGTGTGATTTCCACTTGACTATCTAAGTTTAATCTTGAGGATGATATTGAAATGAAAGTCAAGTAAGTTGTTTGGGCGAAGTCAGTTGttaaatttttgttcttttattcagTATGTATGATATGTAAAAGAAGTGAGGCTTCAATTTGGATCAGCTAATTTCGAATACACCTAAGAGAATGTAAGGGAACTCCATTATTTAAATGTGAACTTGATAGTAGTAAAGATTTCAAATCCATTTGTTGTAATCCACATTGCTTGATTACCTGGCAAAGGACCAAAGCTCATGACACTTTCTAGACCCTATGAGTGAAATGACTAGGTAGCTATTATTAAGAAGTGTAATGTCAAAACTCAGTTCAAACCAGTTCATTAGGTACTCCTTATATCCTATTGCCAAGTTTTTGTTTCATATCTAGAAAATTGTGATCATGTTGTATTATTTTTCAACTCTCAAGCTTGAACTGATTTTTCTTTCCTGTTCTCTACTTCTTTTGCAGATTAGACGTCGAAAAGGTTGTGAATGACCAAAAGAGTttggaaaagaaagagttggctATGTTCTCAATCAGCTTATCTTTTGCATGTATTGCAATTCTTAAGTTAGTTTCACATAGATTTCAAACAACATTCGCGACAAGTCGAGGTTGGCTGTTGATTCTTGTTAGCAGCAGCTTAATTGCATGTGTCACATTGTTTTATAGTTAAATCTACTAACCTCATTGCTAGATAATCTTCATACTTGTAGAAACTTGTTCACTCATACTGAAAAGCTTAATTGAAAAGAAGTTATAGAATTTTTTTCCCACTGAAGATCATGGACTGCAACATTTACTAATCTTGTTTCTTATGTTTCCCATACTCTTCAAGTTAACTATGTTATAAGTAGGGGGTGTGCATCGGTTCGTTCAGTTTAGTTTCATGTATTGTCGGTTTTCAGTTTTTAAATACTATGTATcaataaccaaatcaataagatattttttatggCGCGATTATGAAAAATCTCATtagaaaactgaaaatattttaaaaatattcttattagTCCTCAAagctaaatatatttaatttttaactcttaattcattttattaataacacttcaattattttatactaGGTAATTTATATGTGCTTCGCATGAGTAGTAATCACCCCATTAAGCTTAGAATGATCCTTTcttaatatttgaattttaaaagtaGCTTCTATTTTCTTTTGGAAAAATTATAAGATATCAAGATCATTCcaacataaattaaaagattttgAAATCGTCACATATCTCAAATGAATTGGCGGTGAACTCAATGGTGTATGTTACAGTGTTCCTTTTactatgaaaaaatatgttagACATGTTCAATTgagtgaaaattttgaattaaatcgTGCTACTTAAAAAACAAATGTtacatttcttaaaaaaactAGTAAATGGGCCCGCACTTCGCGCGGTTAgaacattcttctttaaaatttattagaatagAACTTTTCTTCTATTTTGATGTTATAGTAAAATGCTTATACAATAGTATATGTGTAAATGCTTGATTGGAAAATTTTTCCCACAAGTGGCAATTGGCAAATAGTGTCATTTTTTTACTGTATAGTtagaatagaaaagaaaaaaattaaccatttttactatacataattttttttaaaacaatagtctaacaaggaaaataaaacaaataaattgaaatgatacTACACGAACATCCTAGTAATTAATGTATTGCCTAtctgttttaatttaaaattcatttctCTAATTATGATCGCGACAACAAATGAAACTCCCCTTAGAACAATTATATAGGACAAAGCAGAACTCATGGTCAAGCGCCACACAATTGAAACAGTCGACAGAAGCTTTAGAGATATAATGGACGCCAATGAACCATTTGGTGGAAAAGGCCATAGTCTTTGAAGGCGATTTTCGACTAGTTGTTTCAAAATCTACACAAATAGTGACAGTTAATGCCAGTTTGATAGAAATCTTATTTGTGGCCTTTAATGGATAAAATACACTTTCACAACAAATATGCGAGCAAGAACAGATCCAAAGAGTGATACTTCCATAGAGGAAAGCTTAATATCTTCCATCActccaaaaattcaaatttagcaATGCTTATAAAGGGTAAGGGCGATCTTAGCAAATCAAAATGAATAGGTAGATGAATTAAACGAGATGTTGATAGATAAATTTTCTCAACTCATAAATGATTTATCACGCGTTTAACAACTACATTCAAAAAAATACAACGGCACAATCTGCTGGCAGTTATGTGTTCATCTCATGAATTCAACTTTCTCCGCTTGAAAATGAAGGATATCCTTTCAAATTTACAATGACGATAAATATAGTATATGAACAAACAATCCCAAACACATCCTTCTTACCAAAACTTCCCTTAAAAGAATATATCAGTAGAATTAGGTATTCACAACTCAAAATTTCTGCAACTCAAATGGCTTCTAAAGCCGCCAATCGCAGAAAAAGAGCTCCATTTCCATCAAATCCAATGGAAGATTCGAACTTGACTGAAATCCTGCCACCTGAACTCATCACTGAAATCCTTTTGAGGGTTCCCGTGAAATCCCTCTTGAAATTCAGGTCTGTATCGAAATTTTGGCTTGCTTTAATCTCTAGCCGTGAATTTATCAAAAACCATCTCAGTTTATCAGCTAGTAATCACCATGTGCTTATTTCTATTCAGAATAGAGATTGTAAGTGGAATTTCAAAGAATGTCTTTTTAGGTCTTTATTTAATGACTCTGTTACTGAGGCTTTTGACTTGAAGTATCCCATTGAAGACAACAGTAAACTTATCGATATTTTGGGTTCTTGCAATGGATTGATTTTGCTTATGGGTTATATAGGATATTTGCTTTTATGGAATCCAACAACTAGAATGCATAAGAAATTGCCTAATCCTAGACCTAGATGGAAGAACTACTATGACGATTATGGTTTTGGATATGATGAGCTTCGTGACGATTATAAGGTAGtgggtattttttatatatcagGCCGTTCACATGGGAGTGAGGTCAAAATATATAGTCTAAAAAGTGATTCTTGGACTAATATTGATTATTGTGATGAGGAGATATTAAATACTGATGACTCTGGTAGAACAATGAGATTAAGAGATTCTGGTTTTTTTGCTAATGGGAAGCTGCATTGGGATACGATTACTTTTAGTCCTAATTTCGATGATGTGCGTAAGTGCAGGAgaattatttgttttgatttagCTAATGAGAAATGGGAAAAGGTGGAGAAGCCCTCGTATGGAGTAGGAGAGACTGATATGTGTATGGGAATGTTGGGAAGTGATTTTTGTGTCTTTAGGGATTACAACAAAACTCAGTTAGGTGTTTGGGTTATGAATGGATATGGGGTTAAAGAGTCTTGGATAAAGAAGTTTACCATCACGTATCCAATTAAGAAAGATTTATGTCCACCTCTGTTCATGTCAAATAAAGGTGAAATGCTGGTGGCATTAAGAACAATTACTTCCATTATGTACGATTCAAAAGACGACGCATTCAGATATCCACATGTTATTAACTGCAATGACTTCCATGGAGTGGCAATATACGTCGAAAGCTTAGTTTGTCCTTTTTCAACTGAAGTGACAGAGAAAGCAACAAAACAAAGGCCGAAAAAGCTCAGATCAAAACAATTGAGAAACAAATAATTTGTAAGACTACTTTCTTCTCaacttctttaaatttttgtttgatatttcaAATATAGAACAAGTCATTGCTGCTAATAGCTAGATGTATATTTTCTTGTGATACTTGTCACCTCCCACTAACAACATGTAACTCTATCTATCAAGACTAGGACAGAtgagaagaaataacctagtgTTTTTGTATCCTCTGTTGGAATTTGAGCCTGATACCTTGTGGTTCTCAATCCACTTTTAACACTTCATATCTATAAATGTCGACGCCTCTTATTCTTTATATGTCATGCTATCAACTTTGTATTGATATTTTGGAATTTTGACCCAATTCACTGAAAGGAAAATTGTTTGACAGACCTGCGCATGCAACTATGTATTGATATATGAATGCTAACAGTCTCTGTATGTTCTATTTGCTGATTTGCATCTGTTGTGAGCCATTCAATTGAGGTAAAAAATCTTGCACTTCAATCTACACTACCTTAGAATAGATAGGGCTCTATTAAACGAACCTTACACCCCACCCTCATGATCAAAGCAGCTAAACGTAGCTACCTAAATTCTTTATCCTTGCAATGTGGTCTTGCTTATGTCAGTACTACTGTCGAAGTGAAAGAAATGACCAAAATAGTAAAGAGAATGAGAAGTTAGAACTGAAGAAAATATACATCTAGCTATTAGCAGCAAGGAGCACACCAAAACTAGTCCAGAAGATATCCTTCACATGCACATCTTATTCTATATTTGAcataacaaacaaattttaaaacactTGAGAAGAAAGTACTCTTACAAGTTATGAGCTTTTTCTGCATTCTCTGCCCCTCGGGTTGAAAAAGGGAAAACTAGGCTTTCAAGGTAGAATTGAGCATATTGACCGTCATGACAATTAGTAATATTTGAATATCTTAATGATTCACCTTTGGAAATGTATATCATGGAAGTTACTCCATATTAACACCATCAAGTTTTCACCTTTAATTGACACGAAAAAGGTTGGATACCAGTTTGGATTAGTTGGATGTGTGATGGTAAACATCTTTATCCAAGGTTCTTTATTACCATACTCCTTCATAACCCAAGCAGCTAAATGAGTTGTCTTATAATCAGTAAAAACACATATATCACTTCCCAACGTTACCACACACATTTCAGTCTCTCCTTCTCCATAGGAGGGCTTCCCCACCTTTTCCCATTTCTCATTAgctaaatcaaaagaaataatgTTCCTACCTGAatactcaactggatcaaatTCAGGATCATAAATATAAGCATCCCAATGAAGCTTCCCATCCACAAACAAACCTCCACAATTTAATCTATACTCATAATAACCAGCACACTTTTTCCTATAGAATGTCTCATCACAATAATCAACACTAGTCCAAGAATCACTCTTTAGACTATATACTTTGACCATAACATCATCTGAACTGCGAATAATATCATTATAAGAAATAAGAACTATCTTATAATCATCATGGAGCTCATCATATCCAAAACCATATGCAGCACATTTGTGTTTTTCCGATCTAGGTCTAAAAAGAGGCAAATCCTTGTACTTTCTAGTTGTTGGAATCCATAAAAGGGAATATCCTACACAATAACGGGCAAGATAAATCAATCCATTGCAAGAACCCATAGAATAGAGCCCATGAATGTCATTTTCAATGGGAAAATCAATTTCAAGAGCCTCGGTAACAGAGTCATGAAATAAAGATTTAAGAGGACATTCTTTATAATTACATTTCTCTTCACCAACATCCAAAAAAAGGTACATGGTGGGTGTCTTCCTTATTCTTGTTATTAGCAGATAGATTGAGATGAGTCTTGATAAATTTAGTACTAGAGATTAAAGCAAGCCAAGATTTAGAAACCGACCTGAATTTCAAGAGGGGTTTTACTGGAAGCCTCAAGAGAGACCGACCTGCTGGCAGAACAGGAATTGTCAAGATCGAATCCGGCACTGAGTTTGATGGAAATTGAGTACCATTGGAGAATTCGGGTTCCATTTGAGTTGCACTTTGAAAGTTACACTGACATAAGCAAGACTGATATAGTTTTTGTTTGCTTATTGCTAAGTTTAGCTGCTTTGATCGTAAGGGTGGAGTGTAAGGTTTGTTTTATATAGGCCTATCTATTCTAAGGTAGTGTAGATTGAAGTGCATTGTGCTTTTGCCCGAGATAGAAGGGTTGGTTCTGAGATATGCATTGGAATGTGTGCCGAATGTTTTGATGTTAACCATGAGAGTGACTCTTATGGATATCTAATAATTGAATCTACAAGGAGCATGGATAGATTGTTGATAATTTGTTTCTCAGACTGATATAGTTTTTCTTTGCTTATTCCATTTGTGCATAAATCAGTTCTGCCCGCCTAGTTATTTCTTCAGTCAAGTTCATATGACAACAAAAGTGCGAGAACTTGAAATCTATTCAAAATCGTTATGGAAAGATTTTATGTGAACCATGTGAGTCACAACATCACATTAGTTATGCCTGAATATGATGTATTATTTCTTGCTAGTGTATGGATTTCAAATTCGTTCAACCCAGAAGGTGCTTGGATAGATTGTTAAGTATATATTTCCATTAGGTAGATATCATTTTTCATTGCCTATTTTACTTatgtatatagtttttttttatgaccgCGGTGTTCGGGCTAGCTTTCGCACTCCTCGACTAATTCCATAGGATACTTGCCACCTCCCACCCGCAGCAATAGGTATTAGATAACTTTGTCCAACAAGGTTAGGAcagatgagaagaaatcacctgGTGTTTTATTTTTGGTCTACGTTGGGATTTGAACATGAGAGACCCCAGGGTTCTCAATCCACTTCAAGTGACTTCATTGATCACTAGGCCATACCTTTGGGTGTTGTGTATTTAGTGTTTTTGGAGGTCGTGTTATTTCTTGATTCGAGTTTATTATGTGTTCTTTGTCACTGCTCTTCTGTAGTTCTGTTAGCTTTCCATAACTGTATTTCTGCTATAAGCAGAGAGATCTGCAACCCAAAAAAATAGAAGGCGTGCAATTCAGTAGGCCAAAGTGATATTTTAATCTCTTCGTTTATCTATCTGCTGGCAGTGAGACAGAGCTATAGTCCATTGGAAACTGTGTCGATATGCACCAGATTAATATCAATATAGGTGCTTTTGATGCTAATAGTATCTCTGCTGCTAAACTTCTACAACACCAGAAAAAGGCTTTGGATACTGTGTGGAAATTCGGTGCTCAATTACTTTCCCTAAAGGACCCTATTTAAGTTGAGCTTGCCAATTAGTATAATGAGCCCAGGCGGGGATTCTGAATTTAGCGAGGGGGAATATGTACTTAGCTAGTTGATAGATTATTGTCTTTTGTTTCATATTTGGAATATTGTGAtcatgttgtattttttttcaactgtGAGCCTGAACTGCTTTGAACTTGTTTTGCAGATTAGACGTCGAAAGGTGGTGAATGATCAAAAGAGTTTGGAAATGAAAGAGTTGTTCGTGTTCTCAATCAGCTATACTTTGCATGTATTGCAGTTCTTAAGTTTGTTTTACATAGATTCCAAACAGTATTCGCGACAAGCCGAGGTTGGCTGTCAGTTGATTTTTCCAGCTTAACTGCATTTGTCACAATGTTGTATTTGATAATGCACTACCATTACTTATCTTGTTTCTTCATGTACCATATTCAGTAATCTTGAGTTGGATATTACTTTCTTGAGATGAAAATCGTGTTATTGTTATATGAGGTGTCGTttgggataaggcacaagtaaccccctagactatgaccgaaatctcaggACACACTTAAGTGTAATAGGACCCTAGTTAAGTTTAAGTGTGTttctgagatttcggtcatatTCTAGGGAGGTACTTCTGCCTTATCCCTTGTTGTTTCAATTATAACTTTACAGTTATTAGCATATATAAAATTGCTGAAACTATATTAGAAATCATGGACAACTAAAATCGAATAATAGGGGGcgttttttttcaattataactTTCACTAATACATCACAACTCACGTTGTGTTGTATATTTGAAATgataaacaaaatttgaaagCATTTGAGAAGGAAGTACTCTTACTGATTTAAGACCAATAAGTTTGAGTActtttatcaataaaatcatctCAAGGTTGATACATGAAATAATTGCTATTATCCTTCCCACACTCATTTACCCAAACCAATCTGGTTTCATTCGAGGAAGAAGCATTACAGAAAATGTGCTCCTTGCACAAGAAATAATAAGAGATATCAATATGAGAAACAAATGGTGAAACTGGATATGGCTAAAGCATATGATAGGGTCTTTTGGATATTCCTTACGAAGGTCCTAAGGAAATTTGGATTTTCGGAGAGAATGATTAACATGATTTGGAGATTGACATCAAATAATTGGTACTCATTCTTTCAGTCATCTAGGGGCTTAAAGCAAGGGGATCCCTTGTCACCAACTTTGTTTATCATAGCTACAAAGGTATTGCCCCCTGGACTGAATAAATTACAGGAAGATGGAGAGTATAGGGGTTATGGCATGCCCAAATGGTCTCCAAACATAAATCACTTGTCATATGCGGATGATACCATTTTGTTTTGCTCGGGGGATAAGAAGTCACTGAAAAAGATGATGAAGGTTCTAGCAGATTATGAACAAGTGTCAAGTCAGATGATTAACAAGAACAAGTGTTTTTTCTACGTTCATGAGAAGGCTCCAATTGTGTCAGGACAGAGACTAAGAAGATGGACGGGGATACAACAGGGTAATTTTCCATTCACATACCTAGGATGTCCAGTGTTCTATGGGAGAAAAAAGATATCACATTTTGAATACATCCTAgctaaaatcaataaaagagtGATGTGCTGGCAAAACAAATTCTTATCTTATGGGGGAAGACAAATACTTGTTGCTCATGTACTGTAatctgttgacacccaattttgaccctccccgataataattaatttttgagcttcttaattttcaaacgttttagaataattagccttataaaatttaaatagtttcaaggttattttaagtaatttccatcgatttttatagtattttgaataataaatatatttcatataattatatatgtaattagtatattttataaatatttgaaaaccatatcaaaagatttctacattgttaaaataaatattttattaatttagtttagtatAATTTGTAGTAttaattttgagttatttaaattggttagtttataattaagttaattattttatttcgttaaatGTAAGAAGCTCTTTAATTAATTCGTATTAATTGGACTTGTTTAAGTTTTGACCAAATTCTTTGATTCGGTTACCTTTGAAATTTATTTGGGCTATTGTGTGATTACAATTTTTAGCCAAAATCTTTCAATTGGCTTCAACACTTTAAAAGACCAAAAACTTGGGCCCTTTTTCTTCGCAAATCTCAGCAACCCAATTCTTTccttccttatttatttatttatttgttattgtgtgctttatttgcaaaattaattttaaggttCCTTAATttaattccccaaaagatgaaccaACCATATCTTTTAAAATCAACAAGCATGTTTTATTTACTTGACTTTAAAACATCTAgtacttaaataatattttcaacatcCCCCTTTCCCCTTTAAGATCTTTTAAGATTTTAAATTGTTTACTTCTCAATTAGTTTAAATTGTTACCCCCATAAGGAAGGTGAAGTAGGATTTAGATCTCTTCATGATGTCGCTAAGGCTTTGTTTGCTAAGTTGTGGTGGAATTTTAGAATGGCAACCAACTCATTGTGGGAAACTTATATGTGgaacaaatattgcaaaaaatATCATCCAGTCATGGCCAAAGGGAGTGGAGCGTCACATGTATGCAAAATGTTGATTCAGATTAGGGAAGAGGTGGAGCATGAAATTTGGTGGAAAATAAGAGTAGGAAAGTGTAGTTTTTGGTATGACAACCGGACACAACAAGGAGCTTTATACTTTATTGAGGATGGAGGCATAGAAAGATCAAACTTGGAGGTAAGAGATTTCATTGACAATAATGGTTGGCATAAAGAGAAACTTTAGAGTATTATCTCTGAAGACATGACTAATTACATTATTGAGAGTATCAAACCAAAGATTGGTTACGAAGCAGACTGCCCTAGGTGGATGAGCAATACAAATGGGGAATTCACAGTCCAATCAACATTCAGGATGATGAGGAAAAggagagaggaaaaaaaatggTTGTCGAATGTGTGGATAAAGGGTTTACCTCTCAAAATCAGTTTTTTTCTTTGGAGGGTGTGGAGGAAGAAAATATCCACAGATGATAATCTGAAGAGAATGAGGATACACATTGCCTCGAGATGTCATTGTTATGAAGAGTACGAACATGAATCGATGGAGCATGCATTTCTAACATCTCCCATAGCCCAAAAGCTATGGAAGAAGTTTGCTTCTTGTGCAGGCATTGAACTAAATGGAGTGCATCTACAACAGCTTATAAACTCATGGTGGAAGGTCAAGAGTACTACCAAAATACAAAAGATCTTCAAGATAGTACCAGCGACTCTTTTGTGGGAATTATGGAAGCAGAGAAATGCTAGGAGACATGAAAGGGAGGTGAGTTTTTTTGAACTGGTTCAACAGTGTCAAAACACAATAAACCAGTTCATAAAACAAACCTACCCTTGGATCCAATTTCCATCTACCTGGGAAGAAGTGGTTATATATTTCACACATTACAAACCTAAACTGTTTCACAAAAGTGTGACCTGGAAAATGCCAGAAGCAAGTTGGTTTAAGTGCAACACAGATGGGTCTTCAAGAGGAAACCCATGAGACAACACTTATGCCTTTTGTGTAAGAGATGAAAGGGGAGAATTGGTCTTTGCAGAAGCTCAAGAGATAGGAATTTCCACAAATAACATGGCGGAGGCCACATCAGTTCTGAGAGGGCTAagtttttgtataaaaaacaaACTGAGGAAGGTCATTATAGAAAAAGATTCACTAGGTATCATGAAAGTGATACTTAGGGAATGGAAAATACCTTCGGAGATGCTAGACATAATGgaaaaagtaagacaaatagtGGAACAACACAGTTTCAAAGTTCAGCATATATATAGGGAAGGAAATCAACTAACAGATGCCATTGCTAATAGTGCATACAATAAGTTGGAGATATATGAATACAGGCAATTTGAGCAACTACCAACAAAGTGCAGAAGAATTCTAAACATGGATAAAACACAAATCATAAATTTGAGAATCAAGAGAAGAAAGATAACAAATATAAATAGCCAGCATGGACGACATATACACTAATCAAGAAATGGAGAGCCTCACCAAGTTtatatttacatttaaaattttTGCCACTACCAGGGCGTTAAATCTGCGAGATATAAAGATCTACCTAGTCTAGGCTATGAGTTTACAAAAAGGGACACTAGCTAAAATCAGTCAGATTGGAGTCCAAAGCACACCTTCCAGTGTCAAAGAGAGGAAGCTCGAGAGCAACATATTTGGCTCCACCGCTAACAACTATGTGAGATCCAAATATCAGAAAATGCAAgattgatgagtccgagatttggactcatttagggatttatttacaatgatttagtgtcatcaaatgcttattttgtgccaataactgatgtaaaacccttgatttccaggtatatggatttaggaacaaagcaaggacactaatttgcaaaaaggaacgaagcgagctgaaagaatgaagaaaagcaagcttggtgatcgccaagtccacttggcgagtcaccaaaCGGCTGTTTgcccgcctaaagttccagtatgccaagccctgaaggaaagaaccaagttggctagagaaaggagcagtcggctgATCGTCGAGTGGTTATGCGATGCAGTGTTGCATCGCCCAacgttacagaccttgaggatgctgaaggccaaagtaGAATGGCGATGGaaatgaccaaagggtggatcgccaaGTGGTTCgacgagcccgacttacttggCCGAGTGACTCTTTGCAgcatatttttggtgactataaatgcATTtctgaacatttagtttagtatcggatatcataatattttagattaatattaagttttgaactgtgagacaagttttctctagttttccttagctttgaagaattgaggtttttcgcttttgagaaattggaagtgggtctttgagattcttcgaattggaccattgtaaagacaaaatcaatcttacccagttgaaggaaactcaatttggtaacgatttttatctttttatgatgtctagctaaaactccaattcttggggtgtgattatgtgattatgtgCTGATTAAgattatgggtattgctaattgttagtttaaatgttgtttagaaatgagttcaatcattaattgtggtttaatttaaaaattgtagttgcaaatacagttctacccttgtgtttttggcttgctcgagagagaggttttaaaactaagctTA
This genomic stretch from Solanum stenotomum isolate F172 chromosome 10, ASM1918654v1, whole genome shotgun sequence harbors:
- the LOC125843232 gene encoding F-box/kelch-repeat protein At3g06240-like produces the protein MEPEFSNGTQFPSNSVPDSILTIPVLPAGYSLLWIPTTRKYKDLPLFRPRSEKHKCAAYGFGYDELHDDYKIVLISYNDIIRSSDDVMVKVYSLKSDSWTSVDYCDETFYRKKCAGYYEYRLNCGGLFVDGKLHWDAYIYDPEFDPVEYSGRNIISFDLANEKWEKVGKPSYGEGETEMCVVTLGSDICVFTDYKTTHLAAWVMKEYGNKEPWIKMFTITHPTNPNWYPTFFVSIKGENLMVLIWSNFHDIHFQR
- the LOC125842043 gene encoding F-box/kelch-repeat protein At3g23880-like, with translation MASKAANRRKRAPFPSNPMEDSNLTEILPPELITEILLRVPVKSLLKFRSVSKFWLALISSREFIKNHLSLSASNHHVLISIQNRDCKWNFKECLFRSLFNDSVTEAFDLKYPIEDNSKLIDILGSCNGLILLMGYIGYLLLWNPTTRMHKKLPNPRPRWKNYYDDYGFGYDELRDDYKVVGIFYISGRSHGSEVKIYSLKSDSWTNIDYCDEEILNTDDSGRTMRLRDSGFFANGKLHWDTITFSPNFDDVRKCRRIICFDLANEKWEKVEKPSYGVGETDMCMGMLGSDFCVFRDYNKTQLGVWVMNGYGVKESWIKKFTITYPIKKDLCPPLFMSNKGEMLVALRTITSIMYDSKDDAFRYPHVINCNDFHGVAIYVESLVCPFSTEVTEKATKQRPKKLRSKQLRNK